The stretch of DNA TTTAGCCGTGGTTGAAGGAGGTCCCTCACCGGTACGCAGATTAACCCAGGACGAGATGGCAGCCATGATTGGCACCGTCCGGGACGTGGTCGGCCGGGGACTAAGAACGCTGGAGAAGAAGGGCGGCATCAAAATGGAGGGACAACGCATCCTGATAGTAGACCCGAGGATACTGAGAGGGATGCTTTAGATTTGCGACAAAAGTCGTATACGTAATCCGGGACATACATTAAAGTGAAAATGAACCAGTACAATTAAACCGTGAGGGAAGATGTGATGGGTATAGCGATACCGGAAATAGACCTGGAGAGATGCAATGGCTGTGGTGACTGCGTGCAGTTATGCCCTTCCGGCATAGTTACTCTGGTAAATGGCAAAGCTGTTATAGTGAAACCCGAAGATTGTGATTATTGCGCGGAATGTGAGGCTCTTTGTACCTCCGGGGCGATTCG from Dehalococcoidales bacterium encodes:
- a CDS encoding 4Fe-4S dicluster domain-containing protein, translated to MGIAIPEIDLERCNGCGDCVQLCPSGIVTLVNGKAVIVKPEDCDYCAECEALCTSGAIRCPFEIILLEKEPDSETS